Within Malus domestica chromosome 04, GDT2T_hap1, the genomic segment TCTAAATTCActaccccctctctctcttctagaACTCGCGTTCTTGCTGTGATTCGAATCCATGGAAGGTACTCTCCTGagtgtcctctctctctctctctcttcagttatttcatgtttttttttatttaatttcttcttaAATCGTCGAGCGAGCCGTGTAATAATCGCAAAGTTTTCTGCTTTAATTCAGATCAAACGGTGGAAATGTTCCCCCAAATCTGCAAAGACGTCGTTCCAGATCACGACTCCAAGTCCTCTTCGACCTCTGGCGCaggttgtgtttttgttttatttaattcaatttgcccccttttttattttttgaattacaAGAAAACGTTGAATTTGAGGTTTGGATTCGATTAGTAATGCTtcttaaagttttaattttattttccagCCCTAGAAAATGTAGAATTGGGAAATTTTCTAATCCGATTTCGTTCTTTTTCTTCAGTTAAAACCCTAGAGACAATTACAACCCAGTTGGACAGTGACGTGAGCAACAGAGGTGGGTAATTTCTGGAATTCTTGGTTTTTcaatctttaatattttttttaatagaaattgGGAATGCTTTCAACTGAACTGTTACATTCTGAATTTCAATTGAGTAATTGAGTTGTAAAGAAAATGGAAatggttaatttttttagtgGTCGTTTAATTCAGGCTGTAAGTATAACATTGTTTTCAGAATGTACTCCAGATATTGCTACCGAACCCGCCGATGGTGATTCTGATTTGATTGGTGAGAGTAGCACGTCGAAGGGAACTGAAGAAGGTTCTCCAGGTCAGATGGTTCTTCCAGTTTTGCAGAAGATCACTGATTTGACTACCAAAATTCAGGTGATTCTTGAATATAGCATTGTATTTTGTTTACGTCACTTTGAGGAAAGCTTAGAAAGTGAATGGAAGCATTTGTATATTCtttctgttttgaatctttcgACAAATGCAATAAACGTTTTCGGTTTTGTTCTTATTCTTTAGGATTTGAagagagagcacactgccttgTCTGTCGAAGTCAAGCTCACAACGAATTCCTTTCCAGACCCTGCAGTTCTAAACACCATTCAGCTTCTAAGTGAGCTTTTTATTTTGATCACTCACGATTATTTTCTAACTTTCTTTCTCTTGTTGATTGTAATTTGTTGTTTCTGGATATCTAGGTATTGAACATGAACTTTTAAAGAAGAAGTACCTAGATGAGTCGTCTGAGCGAAAGAGACTATACAATGAAATGATTGAGCTTAAAGGCAACATCCGAGTTTTCTGCAGATgtagacccttgaatcaaactGAAATTTCAAGCGGATCCGGTTCCGTTGTTGAATTCGAATCCTCCCTAGACAATGAGTTACAGGTCATTTGTTCTGATTCCTCCAAAAAGCAGTTCAAGTTTGACCATGTTTTCAGACCTGAGGACAATCAAGGTACCTGAGAACTCATACTGATTTTGTAATTGCACTGCCTAATACTTAGCAGTTGATTTTGTTAGGATGAATAACTTGTAGATAGACTTTGAATCGTTCATATTGAGCTTTTCAAATGTGCAGAGGCTGTTTTTGCTCAAACGAAACCTATTGTGACTTCGGTGTTGGATGGCTACAATGTCTGCATTTTTGCCTACGGACAAACTGGAACTGGCAAGACCTTTACGATGGAGGGTACTCCTGAAAACAGAGGTGTTAACTACAGGACTCTGGAGGAGTTGTTTCGGATTTCAAAAGATAGAGGTGGCTTCATGAGATATGAACTATGTGTTAGTATGCTAGAAGTCTATAATGAGAAGATAAGGGACCTCTTGGTTGATAACACAAATCAACCGACAAAGAAGTGAGTTTTCTTCTGCTTTGATGTTAACTGACTAGACTTTGCAATGCGATATGAGCTGTGTGTTAGTATGCTAGAAGTCTATAATGAGAAGGTAAGGGACCTCTTGGTTGATAACACAAATCAACCGACAAGAAGTGAGTTTTCTTCTGCTTTGATGTTAACTGAGTAGACTTTGCAATCTTGCAtatagaaaattatttatttgaatcAAGTATCAACATACACACAGTTTGGGCTCTTAAGATGTTGAACCAAATTGCCCTCTGATTGACAATTGAAATCCTTACTTGGGAATTAGTGTAGAGAATTGTACAAATAGGTTATATTTGATCTTCACCACTCCCAACACTTCAACAAgttcaaatgcattttttttaaaaggtcCGACCTTTTTTATGTTTATCTATTGGCAATCTTAAGAATCTCAGTTGGAGGATATGTAATGTTGATTCATGATAGGTGTACTTATTTTGTGTTTATCTGTTCAAAGGTTGGAAATAAAGCAATGTGCAGACGGAACCTTAGATGTTCCAGGACTTGTTCAAGAGCGTGTTTATGGCTTTGAAGAGATGTGGGAACTGCTAAAGTCTGGAAGCCAAGCTAGATCTGTTGGATCTACCAGTGCTAACGAGCAGAGCAGCCGCTCTCACTGGTAACTTTCATGCTCGTAATCTCCTTAATGTCTTCATTGTCAGAGTCTAAATTAAATGCTGAGGCACGCATACACTGAATGTTTCAAATCAGGGAGAATATAAAGAAACATGAGGcaaccaatttttctttctatggTTTCATTCAACATTCAGTGAAAATTTGTTTTCTGCAGCTTGTTGCGGGTGACAGTGAAGGGGGAGAACTTGATAAATGGGCAAAAGACAAGGAGTCAACTGTGGCTCGTAGACTTGGCTGGCAGTGAGCGTATGGGGAGGATTGATGTTGAAGGTGAAAGACTGAAGGAATCTCAGTTTATAAATAAATCTCTGTCGGCCCTTGGCGATGTTATCTCATCCCTTGCATCTAAAACAGCCCACATTCCTTACaggcaactctctctctctctctctctctctctcacacacacacacacacacaaagattTGGTTACCATATCTAAACTTCTCTTCTTTTGCAAAAACCAGGAATTCAAAGCTTACTCATATGCTGCAGAGTTCTCTAGGTGAACCTTTATAGTAATATTTCACTTCAATGTGAGTGGCTCCTATAAATTGG encodes:
- the LOC103408548 gene encoding kinesin-like protein KIN-14S isoform X1; amino-acid sequence: MEDQTVEMFPQICKDVVPDHDSKSSSTSGAVKTLETITTQLDSDVSNRECTPDIATEPADGDSDLIGESSTSKGTEEGSPGQMVLPVLQKITDLTTKIQDLKREHTALSVEVKLTTNSFPDPAVLNTIQLLSIEHELLKKKYLDESSERKRLYNEMIELKGNIRVFCRCRPLNQTEISSGSGSVVEFESSLDNELQVICSDSSKKQFKFDHVFRPEDNQEAVFAQTKPIVTSVLDGYNVCIFAYGQTGTGKTFTMEGTPENRGVNYRTLEELFRISKDRGGFMRYELCVSMLEVYNEKIRDLLVDNTNQPTKKLEIKQCADGTLDVPGLVQERVYGFEEMWELLKSGSQARSVGSTSANEQSSRSHCLLRVTVKGENLINGQKTRSQLWLVDLAGSERMGRIDVEGERLKESQFINKSLSALGDVISSLASKTAHIPYRNSKLTHMLQSSLGGDCKTLMFVQISPSASDLGETLCSLNFASRVRGIESGPARKQADLSELFKYKQMAEKAKHDEKETKKLQDCIQSLQLRLAAREHICRSLQEKNRDLENQLAEERKTRLKQETRAFAAASHQSSASSFRKQGAQKTVAEKKPPLAPPRERLPLRRISNFMPPPSSALPPKKTSSTTSVPSSVGGKENISTTALAGRNQKSLILPRRISIAVRPPTATTQQVLQPKRRVSIATYRPEPSSHMTTPLHTSASLSNSDRPSFARDPRRARYSRLFSPMPELKSEAETTPTTMRRSSKFMGSPPTLAGSVRAARHPAAVALLRKPVVWSPLKLRAMKNRRPSLLLPPPGFK
- the LOC103408548 gene encoding kinesin-like protein KIN-14S isoform X2, translated to MEDQTVEMFPQICKDVVPDHDSKSSSTSGAVKTLETITTQLDSDVSNRDIATEPADGDSDLIGESSTSKGTEEGSPGQMVLPVLQKITDLTTKIQDLKREHTALSVEVKLTTNSFPDPAVLNTIQLLSIEHELLKKKYLDESSERKRLYNEMIELKGNIRVFCRCRPLNQTEISSGSGSVVEFESSLDNELQVICSDSSKKQFKFDHVFRPEDNQEAVFAQTKPIVTSVLDGYNVCIFAYGQTGTGKTFTMEGTPENRGVNYRTLEELFRISKDRGGFMRYELCVSMLEVYNEKIRDLLVDNTNQPTKKLEIKQCADGTLDVPGLVQERVYGFEEMWELLKSGSQARSVGSTSANEQSSRSHCLLRVTVKGENLINGQKTRSQLWLVDLAGSERMGRIDVEGERLKESQFINKSLSALGDVISSLASKTAHIPYRNSKLTHMLQSSLGGDCKTLMFVQISPSASDLGETLCSLNFASRVRGIESGPARKQADLSELFKYKQMAEKAKHDEKETKKLQDCIQSLQLRLAAREHICRSLQEKNRDLENQLAEERKTRLKQETRAFAAASHQSSASSFRKQGAQKTVAEKKPPLAPPRERLPLRRISNFMPPPSSALPPKKTSSTTSVPSSVGGKENISTTALAGRNQKSLILPRRISIAVRPPTATTQQVLQPKRRVSIATYRPEPSSHMTTPLHTSASLSNSDRPSFARDPRRARYSRLFSPMPELKSEAETTPTTMRRSSKFMGSPPTLAGSVRAARHPAAVALLRKPVVWSPLKLRAMKNRRPSLLLPPPGFK